In a genomic window of Bradyrhizobium sp. LLZ17:
- a CDS encoding TetR/AcrR family transcriptional regulator: protein MATRSADKLKVFRIRRAPKGGRKEAPGPDIEGKILDAAEFVFGHFGFRGATTALIAKKASIAKPHIYYYFEDKEDLYRAVLERAMNMWARDMDSLDMTSDIETILVRYVSRKIDFSRDHPHLSRIYANEIISGAQFIGSFIEKVSTPLLLEKVKTLDQWAASGAIRRISAVDLFFCIWAMTQAYADYSSQMIIMKGKRQLEEADYAAAKATILQLVFGGLGLSDPAGPGT from the coding sequence ATGGCAACCAGGTCCGCCGACAAGCTGAAAGTCTTTCGCATCCGCCGTGCGCCAAAAGGCGGCCGCAAGGAAGCGCCCGGCCCCGACATCGAAGGAAAAATTCTCGATGCGGCGGAGTTCGTCTTTGGGCATTTCGGCTTTCGAGGAGCGACGACGGCACTGATCGCCAAAAAGGCGTCGATCGCGAAGCCCCACATCTACTACTATTTCGAGGACAAGGAGGATCTGTATCGCGCGGTGCTGGAACGCGCGATGAACATGTGGGCACGAGACATGGATAGTCTCGACATGACGTCCGACATCGAGACCATCCTCGTGCGCTACGTCAGCAGGAAGATCGATTTCTCGCGAGACCACCCGCATCTGTCGCGCATCTACGCCAACGAAATCATCAGCGGTGCGCAATTCATCGGCAGCTTCATCGAAAAAGTCTCGACACCGTTGCTGCTCGAGAAGGTCAAGACCCTCGACCAATGGGCCGCGAGCGGGGCGATTCGGCGGATCAGCGCTGTCGATCTGTTCTTCTGCATCTGGGCGATGACCCAGGCCTATGCGGATTATTCCAGCCAGATGATCATCATGAAGGGCAAGAGACAGCTCGAAGAGGCCGATTACGCCGCGGCCAAGGCGACGATCCTCCAGCTCGTTTTCGGCGGACTTGGCCTTTCGGACCCCGCCGGGCCCGGCACCTAG
- a CDS encoding NCS1 family nucleobase:cation symporter-1 produces the protein MSSNSGDVPTLIITGAHPKLYNHDLAPTAPEGRTWGVFSLFAMWMSDVHSVGGYTFAASLFFLGLTGWQVLISMTVGITAVYFLMNLIGRPSQRYGIPFPVMARVSFGVMGANLAATVRGVVGIVWYGVQTYFASKAVQILIVTLIPSAADLTHNSIIGLSTLAWFSFLFMWLFQLIIFLSGMERIRRFIDFCGPVVYVIMFALAIWMLWQSGLSSLSLQLSPPAASNAATVGVMANAAMLIVAYFSALLLNFGDFARFAKDEDAMRKGNLLGLPVNFLVFSIITVIVTAGTLKVFGEAIMDPVLIVEKIGNPIVVIVGSITFIVATMGINIVANFVSPAYDISNLNPERINFKMGGLITSILSVLVCPWLFVASPSAITLFVSVFGSTLGPMFGIMIADYYLVKRQIVKVEDLYTMSPGGAFNYEGGWNHKALIALALSGTLSIGLSLLGAYGLIFNVGDWGWLIGASAGGLIYRALSKEQRPVAVIVGAGE, from the coding sequence ATGTCATCCAACAGCGGCGACGTTCCCACGCTGATCATCACCGGGGCCCATCCAAAGCTTTACAATCACGACCTTGCTCCAACCGCGCCCGAGGGGCGAACCTGGGGTGTCTTCAGCCTGTTTGCGATGTGGATGTCGGACGTCCACTCGGTCGGCGGCTATACGTTCGCGGCAAGCCTGTTTTTTCTCGGCTTGACCGGATGGCAGGTCCTCATTTCGATGACGGTGGGCATCACGGCGGTCTACTTCCTGATGAACCTCATCGGTCGGCCATCCCAGCGCTACGGGATCCCCTTCCCGGTCATGGCGCGCGTGTCGTTCGGGGTGATGGGAGCCAATCTTGCCGCCACGGTGCGCGGGGTCGTCGGCATCGTCTGGTACGGCGTGCAGACCTACTTCGCCTCGAAGGCGGTTCAGATCCTGATCGTCACCCTAATTCCCTCGGCGGCCGATCTGACACATAACAGCATCATTGGCCTGTCGACCCTTGCCTGGTTCAGCTTTCTGTTCATGTGGCTGTTCCAGCTCATCATCTTCCTGAGCGGGATGGAGCGCATCCGCCGCTTCATCGATTTCTGCGGGCCGGTGGTTTACGTCATCATGTTCGCCCTTGCGATCTGGATGCTGTGGCAGAGCGGCCTTTCGAGCCTGTCGCTTCAGCTCAGTCCTCCCGCGGCCTCGAACGCGGCAACGGTTGGCGTGATGGCGAATGCCGCCATGCTGATCGTCGCCTACTTCTCGGCTCTCCTGCTCAACTTCGGCGACTTCGCCCGGTTCGCCAAGGACGAGGACGCCATGAGAAAGGGAAATCTGCTCGGCCTGCCCGTCAACTTCCTGGTGTTTTCGATCATCACGGTGATCGTGACAGCCGGCACGCTGAAGGTTTTCGGCGAAGCGATCATGGATCCGGTCCTGATCGTCGAGAAGATCGGCAATCCGATTGTGGTCATCGTCGGCTCGATTACGTTCATCGTCGCGACCATGGGCATTAACATCGTCGCCAACTTCGTCTCGCCCGCCTATGACATCTCCAACCTCAATCCGGAGCGCATCAATTTCAAGATGGGCGGGCTTATCACGTCGATCCTGTCGGTGCTGGTCTGTCCCTGGTTGTTCGTCGCGAGCCCCTCGGCCATCACGCTGTTCGTCAGCGTGTTTGGCTCAACGCTCGGACCGATGTTCGGCATCATGATCGCCGACTATTACCTCGTGAAAAGGCAGATCGTGAAAGTCGAAGACCTCTACACGATGTCGCCGGGCGGCGCGTTCAACTACGAGGGAGGCTGGAATCACAAGGCGCTGATTGCGCTCGCCCTCTCCGGCACGCTGTCCATCGGATTGTCCCTGTTGGGCGCCTATGGACTGATCTTCAACGTCGGTGACTGGGGATGGCTCATCGGGGCCAGCGCCGGCGGATTGATCTACCGGGCGCTCTCGAAGGAGCAAAGGCCGGTTGCCGTCATCGTCGGGGCGGGCGAATGA
- a CDS encoding helix-turn-helix domain-containing protein — protein MTDAGLYGDRLAKLFPMISEPRSGLVKSLQKGTFAAARMAYSGPVGDPTLPSPPDEAFALCLRLQYQRAESWLDGRYAPKGALKDETSIYDLRCETVVHFRDPFDFIYLYLPHGTLNDLANQLELGRVEYDVAAGANFLDPVMAHLGHCLLPMLERPHEANELFVGHVAMALNTHFLNKYAVGRPRVRSYRSGLAPWQLRTAKALIRANLHGEIPLARIASECGVSAAHFARAFRVSTGTPPHRWLMNQRIEQSKVLLADSPLSLTEIAIKCGFADQSHFTRVFSAATGATPGRWRLVRKG, from the coding sequence ATGACCGATGCTGGCCTCTACGGAGATCGGCTTGCGAAGCTGTTTCCAATGATCAGCGAGCCGCGCTCGGGCCTGGTCAAGTCGCTGCAAAAAGGAACGTTCGCCGCGGCGCGGATGGCATATTCCGGACCGGTCGGCGATCCGACGCTGCCGTCCCCTCCGGACGAGGCCTTCGCACTTTGCCTTCGGCTGCAGTATCAGCGAGCCGAGTCGTGGCTGGACGGTCGATACGCGCCCAAGGGCGCCTTGAAGGACGAGACGAGCATCTACGATCTGCGATGTGAAACGGTCGTTCACTTCCGCGATCCCTTTGACTTTATTTACCTGTATCTGCCCCATGGCACGCTAAACGACCTGGCGAACCAGCTTGAGCTTGGTCGCGTTGAATATGACGTTGCCGCGGGCGCGAACTTCCTCGATCCGGTCATGGCTCATCTGGGCCATTGCCTTCTGCCGATGCTCGAAAGGCCCCATGAGGCCAACGAGCTCTTCGTGGGCCACGTTGCGATGGCGCTGAACACTCATTTCCTCAACAAATATGCCGTCGGCCGACCCCGCGTTCGCTCTTACCGTAGCGGATTGGCGCCATGGCAACTTCGGACGGCGAAGGCACTCATTCGCGCGAATCTCCATGGCGAAATCCCGCTGGCACGGATCGCCAGCGAATGTGGCGTATCAGCCGCCCACTTCGCCCGCGCTTTCCGGGTCAGCACCGGAACTCCGCCGCACCGATGGTTGATGAATCAGCGCATCGAGCAAAGCAAGGTGCTGCTGGCGGACTCGCCGCTGTCGCTCACGGAGATTGCGATCAAATGCGGCTTCGCGGATCAGAGCCATTTTACCAGAGTCTTCTCAGCGGCAACCGGCGCCACACCCGGACGCTGGCGATTGGTTCGCAAAGGTTGA
- a CDS encoding TRAP transporter large permease: MANLGMIELSFVLLGVMILLLGSGVWIAVSLGLVGFVAMALTTSLPLGSVLATTTWSASSSWTLAALPLFIWMGELLFRTKLSEEMFRGLSPWVQWLPGRLTHVNVIGCGIFAAVSGSSAATCATIGKIALPELDKRGYDKALSLGSLAGSGTLGLLIPPSIPMVVYAVTANVSVLQVFLGGFLPGVLVMVLYSGYIIIWSLLNPSKIPPRDPPMPFRQKLRESARLAPCLLLILAVFLSLVLGFATATECAAWGVTGALLLAWWSGTLTRKNFFESIMSATRLTCMIMLILAGAAYTTAAMAYTGIPAALATWVQGQHLTPGMLALYLSIMYIILGCLIDGISMIVLTAVIVLPMVKQAGLDLVWFGVYLIIHVEMAQITPPVGFNLFVLQNMSGRDTITVARAAFPFFVLLLAAVFIITEYPRIVMLLPKLAFPD, from the coding sequence ATGGCCAATCTCGGCATGATTGAGCTTTCCTTCGTCCTGCTCGGCGTCATGATCCTGCTGCTCGGAAGTGGGGTCTGGATCGCGGTTTCGCTCGGGCTCGTCGGCTTCGTCGCGATGGCGCTGACCACGAGCCTGCCCCTAGGGTCGGTGCTGGCCACCACCACCTGGAGCGCGAGCTCGTCATGGACGCTAGCCGCGCTGCCGTTGTTCATCTGGATGGGTGAACTCCTATTTCGCACTAAATTGTCCGAGGAGATGTTCCGTGGCCTATCGCCCTGGGTGCAGTGGCTGCCGGGCCGGCTTACGCATGTGAACGTGATCGGCTGCGGGATCTTCGCAGCGGTGTCAGGGTCGTCGGCAGCGACCTGTGCCACCATCGGCAAGATCGCCCTGCCGGAGCTCGACAAGCGTGGTTACGACAAGGCTCTCAGTCTCGGCTCTCTCGCTGGCTCCGGCACGCTCGGCCTGTTGATTCCGCCTTCGATTCCGATGGTGGTCTACGCGGTCACGGCGAACGTCTCCGTGCTCCAGGTCTTCCTCGGCGGCTTCCTGCCGGGCGTACTCGTGATGGTGCTTTATTCCGGATACATCATCATCTGGTCACTGCTGAACCCAAGCAAAATTCCGCCCCGCGACCCGCCGATGCCGTTCCGGCAAAAGCTGCGCGAGTCGGCGCGGCTTGCACCTTGCCTGCTGCTGATCCTCGCGGTCTTCCTCTCCCTCGTGCTCGGCTTTGCAACCGCAACCGAATGCGCCGCATGGGGCGTCACGGGCGCACTGCTTCTGGCGTGGTGGAGCGGCACGCTGACGCGCAAGAACTTCTTCGAGAGTATCATGAGCGCCACGCGCCTGACCTGCATGATCATGCTGATTCTGGCGGGCGCGGCCTACACCACGGCGGCGATGGCCTATACAGGCATCCCCGCGGCGCTCGCCACCTGGGTCCAGGGGCAGCACCTTACGCCGGGCATGCTCGCGCTATATCTCAGCATCATGTACATCATCCTGGGATGTCTGATCGACGGCATTTCGATGATCGTACTGACCGCAGTCATCGTGCTGCCGATGGTGAAGCAGGCCGGGCTCGATCTGGTCTGGTTTGGCGTCTATCTGATCATCCACGTCGAGATGGCGCAGATCACGCCGCCGGTCGGCTTCAACCTGTTCGTGCTTCAGAACATGAGCGGCCGCGACACCATCACGGTTGCGCGGGCGGCGTTCCCGTTCTTTGTGCTGCTGCTGGCCGCGGTGTTCATCATCACCGAGTATCCGCGGATCGTGATGCTTCTGCCCAAACTCGCTTTCCCCGACTGA
- a CDS encoding TRAP transporter small permease — translation MAGHEHDVNSAGLVRRALDLLYLGSGIAAGVFLVAIFAIMMAMSVGRQFALNIPAGDDFASWCMAAMAFLGLAHTFKRGEMIRVGLLLERLHGRTKQVAEIVALAIATAFVLYFTRHALQMTYDSWRFNDVAQGVLAVPLWIPQLGFAGGLVILSIALIDEMVSVVGGKRPTYEKGSPDETPDEFIERISQGGGG, via the coding sequence GTGGCAGGGCACGAGCACGATGTAAACTCTGCCGGACTGGTCCGGCGCGCACTGGATCTGCTTTATCTCGGCTCGGGCATCGCGGCCGGCGTATTCCTGGTTGCGATCTTCGCCATCATGATGGCGATGTCGGTCGGGCGGCAGTTTGCGCTCAACATTCCAGCCGGTGATGATTTCGCATCATGGTGCATGGCCGCAATGGCCTTTCTCGGCCTCGCCCACACCTTCAAGCGCGGCGAGATGATCCGCGTCGGCCTGCTGCTGGAACGCCTGCACGGACGGACCAAGCAGGTCGCGGAGATCGTGGCGCTCGCAATTGCGACCGCCTTCGTTCTCTATTTCACCCGACACGCGTTGCAAATGACTTACGACTCCTGGCGCTTCAACGACGTGGCGCAAGGCGTGCTCGCGGTTCCGCTCTGGATTCCCCAGCTTGGCTTTGCCGGCGGCCTCGTGATCCTGTCGATCGCGCTGATTGACGAGATGGTCAGTGTCGTGGGCGGCAAGCGGCCAACCTACGAGAAGGGCTCGCCGGACGAGACGCCGGACGAATTCATCGAGCGCATCTCGCAGGGCGGTGGAGGTTGA
- a CDS encoding MBL fold metallo-hydrolase — MTLTLTILGCGSSAGVPRPALGWGACDPNNPKNRRRRCSLLVEQTSGHGTTRIVIDTSPDLREQLIDANVDHIDAVFLTHEHADQTHGMDDLRSVVIHMRKRIPVYFNQSTAKDIMARFSYCFISPEGSDYPPILSRHSIEAGETRVIGGKGGDVTMTAFVVQHGQIPALGYRIGNAAYTPDLNDIPRESWDALENLDLWIVDGLRYTGHPSHFSINDALSWIERFKPKRAVITNMTADVDYEVIRQSLPSGVVPAYDGMRLETH, encoded by the coding sequence ATGACACTGACGCTGACAATCCTGGGCTGCGGCTCCTCCGCCGGCGTGCCGCGTCCGGCCCTCGGCTGGGGCGCCTGCGATCCCAATAATCCCAAGAACCGCCGCCGCCGTTGCTCGCTGCTGGTCGAGCAGACATCAGGTCATGGCACCACGCGCATCGTGATCGATACGTCGCCCGACCTCCGCGAGCAGTTGATCGATGCCAATGTCGACCACATCGACGCCGTGTTCTTGACGCACGAACATGCCGACCAGACCCACGGCATGGACGATCTGCGCTCGGTCGTGATCCATATGCGCAAGCGCATTCCGGTCTATTTCAATCAGTCGACCGCCAAGGACATCATGGCGCGGTTCTCCTATTGCTTCATCTCACCGGAGGGCAGCGACTATCCGCCGATCCTCAGCCGGCATTCGATTGAGGCCGGTGAGACGCGGGTGATCGGCGGCAAGGGCGGGGACGTCACGATGACTGCCTTCGTGGTCCAGCACGGCCAGATCCCCGCGCTCGGCTATCGCATCGGCAATGCGGCCTATACGCCCGACCTCAACGACATCCCGCGCGAGAGCTGGGACGCGCTGGAGAATCTCGATCTCTGGATCGTCGACGGCCTGCGCTATACCGGCCATCCCAGCCATTTCAGCATCAACGACGCGCTGTCCTGGATCGAACGCTTCAAGCCGAAGCGCGCAGTCATCACCAACATGACGGCCGACGTCGATTACGAAGTGATCCGGCAATCGCTGCCATCCGGCGTGGTGCCGGCCTATGACGGAATGCGGCTGGAGACGCACTGA
- a CDS encoding DNA polymerase III subunit delta', which produces MSPRQVERESAIPHPRETSLLFGHREAETALLAAYRSGRIPHAWLIGGPQGIGKATLAYRMARFVLAHAQPLAPSVQRAENLAIDPNHAVARQVAASSHGGLLTLERTANDRGVMRTVITVDETRETISFFGSTAAAEGWRVCIVDTVDELNPNAANALLKVLEEPPLQSLFLLVSHAPARVLATIQSRCRKLRLRPLATKEVIDAAASAAGLARTDLALREAAEASEGSVARALTLLGGDALKLQQRTAALLARLPQVDPRELHTLGDSLGSSDRVALAAFIDGIDRWIAERLHAVEANANQNLPRLARLAEVWEKIVRAARDTETYNLERKPLVFSVFGWLADATR; this is translated from the coding sequence ATGAGCCCGCGTCAGGTCGAGCGCGAGAGCGCCATTCCGCACCCGCGCGAGACGAGCCTGCTGTTCGGCCATCGCGAGGCAGAGACGGCGCTGCTGGCAGCCTATCGCAGCGGGCGCATCCCGCATGCCTGGCTGATCGGTGGACCGCAGGGGATCGGCAAGGCGACGCTGGCCTATCGCATGGCGCGTTTCGTGCTCGCTCACGCCCAACCACTGGCGCCTTCCGTGCAACGCGCCGAAAATCTCGCGATCGATCCCAACCACGCCGTGGCGCGGCAAGTCGCGGCCAGCTCGCATGGCGGGCTGCTGACGCTGGAGCGCACCGCGAACGACCGTGGCGTGATGCGCACCGTGATCACGGTGGACGAGACGCGCGAGACCATCTCGTTCTTTGGCTCGACCGCTGCGGCCGAAGGCTGGCGTGTCTGCATCGTCGATACCGTCGACGAGCTCAACCCCAATGCGGCGAATGCACTCCTGAAGGTCTTGGAGGAGCCGCCGCTGCAATCTCTGTTTCTGTTGGTGAGCCATGCGCCGGCGCGCGTGCTGGCCACCATCCAATCGCGCTGCCGCAAGCTGCGCCTGCGGCCGCTCGCGACCAAAGAGGTGATCGACGCTGCGGCCTCGGCCGCCGGTCTCGCTCGAACCGACCTGGCACTGCGCGAAGCGGCGGAGGCCTCCGAGGGCAGCGTCGCGCGGGCGCTGACGCTGCTCGGTGGCGATGCGCTCAAGCTGCAACAGCGGACGGCGGCGTTGCTGGCGCGCCTGCCGCAGGTCGATCCGCGTGAATTGCACACGCTCGGCGATTCGCTCGGCAGCAGCGACCGCGTCGCGCTTGCGGCCTTCATCGACGGCATCGACCGCTGGATTGCGGAACGCCTACATGCGGTCGAGGCCAATGCCAACCAGAACCTGCCGCGCCTTGCGCGCCTTGCGGAGGTATGGGAAAAGATCGTCCGCGCCGCGCGCGACACCGAAACCTACAATCTGGAGCGAAAGCCCCTGGTTTTCTCGGTGTTCGGCTGGCTGGCGGACGCAACGCGCTAG
- the tmk gene encoding dTMP kinase translates to MSESAGQRPSGRGRFITFEGGEGTGKSTQIKKLADRLHAAKLRTLVTREPGGSPGAEIMRHLVLSGMGKLLGPEAETLLFAAARDDHVRTLIEPALNRGIWVLCDRFADSTRAYQGSLGSVPAALINAMQRVTIGDLKPDLTIILDLPVEIGLQRAAARRGSGAPDRFEGENLRFHQGLREAYRKIAADEPARCVLIDANSDPETVAGRIWTALHERLLPTPASVVSA, encoded by the coding sequence ATGAGTGAGAGCGCAGGACAGCGGCCGTCCGGACGCGGACGCTTCATCACCTTTGAAGGCGGCGAGGGGACGGGCAAGTCGACCCAGATCAAGAAGCTCGCAGACCGCCTCCATGCGGCCAAGCTGCGCACCCTGGTCACACGCGAGCCGGGCGGCTCGCCGGGCGCCGAGATCATGCGCCATCTGGTGCTCTCGGGTATGGGCAAGCTGCTCGGCCCCGAGGCCGAGACGCTGCTGTTTGCCGCCGCCCGCGACGACCATGTCCGTACTCTGATCGAGCCCGCGCTCAATCGGGGCATATGGGTGCTGTGCGACCGTTTCGCCGACTCGACGCGAGCCTACCAGGGCAGCCTCGGCAGCGTGCCGGCCGCGCTCATCAATGCGATGCAGCGGGTCACGATTGGCGATCTCAAGCCGGACCTCACCATCATCCTCGACCTGCCGGTCGAGATCGGCTTGCAGCGCGCCGCCGCGCGGCGCGGCAGCGGCGCGCCTGACCGGTTCGAGGGCGAGAACCTGCGGTTTCACCAGGGCCTGCGCGAAGCCTATCGCAAAATCGCGGCGGACGAGCCCGCGCGCTGCGTGCTGATCGATGCCAATTCCGACCCCGAGACCGTCGCGGGACGGATCTGGACCGCGTTGCACGAACGCCTGCTTCCCACGCCGGCATCGGTGGTTTCAGCATGA
- a CDS encoding D-alanyl-D-alanine carboxypeptidase family protein: protein MAFRLTSLRLTRFTAGALMRGLVAGVLVASVGWSGVLYAANQSVQGAKKTEDAGFDGDAPTAILIEASSGSVLFEKNADELRAPSSMMKLVTAEVVFNAIRKGDVKLTDEYRISENAWRKGGAPSGGSTMFAAINSKVSVDDLLHGAIIQSGNDACIALAEGIAGSERIFAADFMTKRARELGLTKSTFANSNGLPDPGNKMTVRELGILARHIILDFPEFYKLFGEKEFTWNKIRQPNRNPLLNSMEGADGLKTGYTKEGGYGMVGSAVQNGTRLIVVVNGLEDPEDRATEAKKMLEWGFRNFETRTLIAADQPVGYAKVFGGESRSVKLVAKTPVKVMVHKSGGDKLIARVVYSGPVRAPVEAGQQVGVVRVWRGGNIAVETPVYAADAIGTGSTVRRAIDGASELAIGMFRAGAEKL from the coding sequence ATGGCATTTCGTCTCACTTCGCTGCGTCTCACCCGGTTCACGGCCGGAGCGTTGATGCGCGGACTCGTTGCCGGGGTGCTGGTCGCAAGCGTCGGTTGGAGCGGGGTGCTCTATGCCGCCAACCAGAGCGTCCAGGGCGCCAAGAAGACCGAAGACGCCGGCTTTGACGGCGACGCCCCTACCGCGATCCTGATCGAGGCCTCCAGCGGCAGCGTCCTGTTCGAGAAAAACGCCGACGAGCTGCGCGCGCCCTCCAGCATGATGAAGCTCGTGACCGCGGAAGTCGTGTTCAATGCGATCAGGAAGGGCGACGTCAAGCTGACGGACGAATACCGGATCAGCGAGAATGCCTGGCGCAAGGGCGGCGCCCCGTCCGGCGGCTCGACCATGTTCGCGGCCATCAATAGCAAGGTCTCGGTCGACGACCTCCTGCACGGCGCGATCATCCAGAGCGGTAACGATGCCTGCATCGCGCTTGCCGAAGGCATCGCCGGCAGCGAGCGGATTTTCGCTGCCGATTTCATGACCAAGCGCGCCCGCGAACTCGGCTTGACCAAGTCGACCTTCGCCAACTCCAACGGCTTGCCTGACCCCGGCAACAAGATGACGGTGCGCGAGCTCGGCATTCTCGCGCGTCACATCATCCTGGACTTCCCCGAATTCTACAAACTGTTCGGCGAGAAGGAGTTCACCTGGAACAAGATCCGCCAGCCCAACCGCAATCCACTGCTCAATTCGATGGAAGGCGCCGATGGTCTCAAGACCGGCTACACCAAGGAAGGCGGCTACGGCATGGTCGGCTCGGCTGTGCAAAACGGCACGCGGCTGATCGTCGTCGTCAACGGGTTGGAAGACCCGGAGGACCGCGCCACGGAAGCCAAGAAGATGCTGGAATGGGGCTTTCGCAATTTCGAGACCCGCACGCTGATCGCCGCCGACCAACCGGTCGGCTACGCCAAGGTGTTCGGGGGCGAGAGCCGATCGGTGAAGCTGGTTGCCAAGACGCCGGTGAAGGTGATGGTGCACAAGAGCGGCGGCGACAAGCTGATTGCGCGCGTCGTCTATAGCGGTCCGGTGCGCGCGCCGGTCGAGGCCGGCCAGCAGGTCGGCGTGGTGCGGGTCTGGCGCGGCGGTAACATCGCGGTGGAGACGCCAGTCTATGCGGCTGATGCGATCGGCACCGGCTCGACCGTCCGCCGTGCGATCGACGGCGCCAGCGAGCTCGCGATCGGCATGTTCCGCGCAGGCGCCGAGAAGCTCTGA
- a CDS encoding alpha/beta fold hydrolase: MSSTRVIKANGIDLFIREAGHGPLVVLCHGWPELSYSWRHQIPALAAAGFHVVAPDMRGYGQSSAPTDAAAYSIFDTVGDVVGLVQALGETKAIVVGHDWGAPVAWHAALFRPDIFTAVAGLSVPPPFRGRGKPLELLRQGGITNFYWQYFQTPGVAEAELERDVARTMRIVLGGRGLADPTAAMFVQEGKGFLGHATSEDPLPAWLSEVDLAYFTEAFRKSGFRGGLNWYRNIDRNWELTAPWQDAQIHQPSLFIAGSRDAVITGLIGAKRVNELERVLPNLTRKLIIEGAGHWVQQERPDEVNAALINFLREAAAR; this comes from the coding sequence ATGTCCTCCACCCGCGTCATCAAGGCCAACGGGATCGACCTCTTCATCCGCGAGGCAGGCCATGGACCGCTGGTTGTGCTGTGCCATGGCTGGCCGGAACTTTCCTATTCCTGGCGACACCAGATCCCGGCGCTCGCGGCCGCCGGATTTCACGTCGTCGCTCCCGACATGCGCGGCTACGGCCAAAGCTCGGCGCCAACTGACGCCGCCGCCTACTCGATCTTCGACACCGTCGGCGACGTCGTCGGCCTCGTCCAGGCGCTCGGCGAGACCAAGGCGATCGTGGTCGGCCACGACTGGGGCGCGCCGGTCGCGTGGCATGCGGCACTGTTCCGTCCCGATATCTTCACGGCTGTCGCGGGCCTGAGCGTGCCCCCGCCGTTCCGCGGTCGCGGCAAGCCGCTCGAGCTATTACGTCAGGGCGGCATCACCAATTTCTACTGGCAGTATTTCCAGACCCCTGGCGTCGCCGAGGCCGAACTCGAGCGCGACGTGGCCCGCACCATGCGCATCGTGCTCGGCGGCCGTGGACTTGCCGATCCGACCGCGGCGATGTTCGTGCAGGAGGGCAAGGGCTTTCTCGGCCATGCCACCTCCGAGGACCCGTTGCCGGCGTGGCTGAGCGAGGTTGATCTGGCCTATTTCACCGAGGCCTTCCGCAAATCCGGCTTCCGCGGCGGGTTGAACTGGTATCGCAACATCGATCGCAATTGGGAGCTGACCGCGCCCTGGCAGGACGCGCAGATCCACCAGCCTTCGCTTTTCATCGCCGGTTCGCGGGATGCCGTCATCACCGGCCTGATCGGCGCCAAGCGTGTCAACGAGCTGGAGCGCGTGCTGCCTAATCTCACGCGAAAGCTGATCATCGAGGGCGCCGGGCATTGGGTGCAGCAGGAGCGGCCCGACGAGGTCAACGCGGCACTGATCAACTTCCTGCGCGAAGCCGCGGCACGGTAA
- a CDS encoding septal ring lytic transglycosylase RlpA family protein, translated as MGIRRSDSVVRAARSVAAVAACLALANCASSGKFASRVDPKYGVSSSPRVVAWGDPVPKGGGTYRVGKPYVVAGRTYVPEEDVNYRAEGLASWYGDDFHGRQTANGEVFDMGSLTAAHPTLPMPCYARVTNLSNGMSLIVRVNDRGPYHGNRLIDVSNKAAELLEFKGNGVARVRVEYVGRAPLEGSDDRQLMATLRSGVPAPSPSMVRVASARPFVPELPSSTRGAIRGEVPTPEGRPYNLGNTSADLASINATSEMSASSRSRGRALQNARAVSYDEDGRYTADNGPTSASFSDSGAAEARGILSGRGLY; from the coding sequence ATGGGGATCCGACGATCAGATTCGGTGGTGCGGGCCGCACGTAGCGTTGCTGCGGTGGCCGCCTGCCTCGCGCTCGCCAATTGCGCCTCGTCGGGCAAATTCGCCAGCCGCGTCGACCCGAAATACGGCGTGTCCTCGAGCCCCCGGGTCGTGGCCTGGGGCGACCCGGTCCCCAAGGGCGGCGGCACCTACCGCGTCGGCAAGCCCTATGTGGTTGCCGGGCGGACCTACGTGCCGGAGGAGGACGTCAACTACCGCGCCGAGGGCCTGGCGTCCTGGTACGGCGACGATTTCCACGGCCGCCAGACTGCTAATGGCGAAGTGTTCGATATGGGCTCGCTGACGGCGGCGCATCCGACCTTGCCGATGCCGTGTTATGCGCGGGTGACCAACCTCTCGAACGGCATGTCGCTGATCGTCCGGGTCAATGACCGCGGCCCCTATCACGGCAACCGGCTCATCGACGTCTCGAACAAGGCCGCTGAACTCCTTGAATTCAAAGGCAATGGTGTCGCCAGGGTCCGCGTCGAATATGTCGGCCGGGCGCCGCTGGAAGGCTCCGACGACCGCCAGCTGATGGCCACCTTGCGCAGCGGCGTTCCGGCGCCGTCGCCCTCGATGGTCCGGGTCGCCTCGGCGAGGCCGTTTGTGCCGGAGCTGCCCTCATCGACCCGCGGTGCCATACGTGGCGAGGTTCCGACGCCGGAGGGGCGTCCCTACAATCTCGGCAACACCTCGGCCGATCTCGCCTCGATCAACGCGACGTCGGAGATGTCAGCCTCGAGCCGCAGCCGGGGCCGGGCGCTCCAGAACGCCCGCGCGGTGTCCTATGACGAGGATGGCCGTTACACCGCCGACAACGGCCCGACCTCGGCCTCCTTCTCCGACAGCGGCGCAGCCGAGGCCCGCGGCATCCTGAGCGGGCGCGGCCTGTATTAG